One window of Neptuniibacter halophilus genomic DNA carries:
- the msrB gene encoding peptide-methionine (R)-S-oxide reductase MsrB yields MSGNNQKFVRSEQEWRDQLTAEEYRICREKGTERAFSGEYYENHKTGLYRCRCCGEPLFQSEHKYDSGSGWPSFWQPAEGDIIDEHRDSTHGMIRTEITCARCDAHLGHVFPDGPQPTGLRYCVNSASLNFEESE; encoded by the coding sequence ATGAGTGGAAACAACCAGAAGTTTGTTCGCTCCGAACAGGAGTGGCGTGATCAGTTGACCGCGGAAGAGTACCGGATCTGCCGTGAAAAAGGCACCGAAAGGGCCTTTAGCGGAGAGTACTATGAGAATCACAAAACGGGATTGTATCGTTGCCGTTGTTGTGGCGAGCCGTTGTTTCAGTCTGAGCATAAATATGATTCCGGTAGCGGCTGGCCAAGTTTCTGGCAGCCGGCAGAAGGGGATATCATTGACGAACATCGTGACAGTACCCACGGTATGATCCGCACAGAAATTACCTGTGCCCGTTGTGATGCCCATCTCGGGCATGTATTTCCTGACGGCCCGCAGCCTACGGGGCTGCGCTACTGTGTTAACTCCGCCTCACTGAATTTTGAAGAGAGTGAATGA
- a CDS encoding YajG family lipoprotein codes for MPLRPISFKTTCLTLLLAAVAGCAPLNTQVLDLHPEISVSRQLKPTTRVDVQAKDLRTSEVIGLRLTNQLPYPEIRLKDSLQLLKHSTEHALQDMGISRLYAGEFKMTVSLIDLTYQVQKSALKQEVKVNMKLRVELEKENDSYRGDYAAEQSQIFLGTPSEAENEKLIAELAGQTLTLAMNDQQLLDFLQFK; via the coding sequence ATGCCTTTGCGACCCATTAGCTTTAAAACCACCTGCCTGACACTGCTGCTTGCTGCCGTTGCCGGCTGCGCCCCACTCAATACTCAGGTGCTTGATCTGCATCCTGAAATTTCAGTCAGCCGCCAACTGAAGCCCACCACCAGGGTTGATGTCCAGGCAAAAGACCTGAGAACTTCAGAGGTGATCGGCCTGCGCCTGACCAATCAGCTCCCCTATCCCGAAATCCGTCTCAAGGACAGCCTGCAGCTACTGAAGCACAGTACTGAGCATGCACTTCAGGATATGGGCATCAGCCGCCTGTATGCCGGAGAATTCAAAATGACGGTCAGCCTTATCGACCTGACTTATCAGGTACAGAAATCAGCTCTGAAGCAAGAGGTGAAGGTCAACATGAAATTACGCGTGGAGCTGGAGAAAGAAAATGACAGCTATCGCGGCGACTACGCAGCCGAACAGAGCCAGATATTCCTTGGCACACCGTCCGAGGCAGAAAATGAAAAACTGATTGCGGAGCTGGCAGGCCAGACACTCACACTGGCAATGAACGACCAGCAGCTTCTGGATTTTCTCCAGTTTAAGTAA
- a CDS encoding class I SAM-dependent methyltransferase: MQQVIAEVNRQLALSHGESRRIFHGRGHCFPGFEHLVIDWFPPVAVVRLYKEVEESWVTELSDSLKTLNAIQGLVVQRRSRGQEAQQSLAWGEVPEQMNTMELGLFYQVKPQRNQNSGLFLDMREGRRWVMHNAGGKRVLNLFSYTCAFSVAALAGGAEQVVNVDMSRGAINVGRENHRLNGLADERAKFLAYDLFRSWKRVRQYGPYDLIVIDPPSFQPGSFVAEKDYRKVIRRLNELTRTGSEVLACHNDPKNSTGFLRQLMQEECPDFRFIERLSNPDDFPEAEAEKGLKVLRYVREN, translated from the coding sequence ATGCAGCAGGTTATTGCAGAAGTGAACAGGCAGCTGGCGCTGTCCCATGGCGAGTCGCGAAGGATTTTTCATGGTCGTGGGCACTGTTTTCCCGGTTTTGAACATCTGGTAATCGATTGGTTTCCACCGGTTGCGGTGGTGCGTCTGTATAAAGAGGTTGAGGAGAGCTGGGTTACTGAGCTGAGTGATTCACTGAAGACCCTGAATGCTATTCAGGGGTTAGTGGTTCAGCGCCGTTCACGGGGGCAGGAAGCTCAGCAGAGTCTTGCCTGGGGCGAGGTGCCTGAACAGATGAATACGATGGAACTGGGGTTGTTCTATCAGGTCAAACCTCAGCGGAATCAGAACAGTGGTCTGTTTCTGGATATGCGTGAAGGGCGGCGCTGGGTGATGCACAACGCCGGCGGCAAGCGGGTGCTTAATCTGTTTTCCTATACCTGTGCGTTTTCAGTGGCTGCCCTGGCCGGTGGCGCTGAACAGGTGGTCAATGTCGATATGTCGCGTGGCGCGATTAACGTGGGTCGTGAAAACCATCGGCTGAATGGGCTGGCAGATGAGCGGGCTAAGTTTCTCGCCTATGATCTGTTCCGTTCCTGGAAGCGGGTACGCCAGTATGGCCCCTATGATCTGATTGTGATTGATCCGCCAAGTTTTCAGCCGGGCAGTTTTGTTGCAGAAAAAGACTACCGCAAGGTGATCCGGCGTCTGAATGAGCTGACCCGGACGGGTAGTGAGGTGCTGGCCTGCCATAACGATCCGAAAAACAGTACCGGGTTTTTACGCCAGCTGATGCAGGAGGAGTGTCCGGATTTTCGCTTTATCGAGCGACTGTCTAACCCGGATGATTTTCCCGAGGCTGAGGCGGAAAAAGGGTTAAAAGTATTGCGTTACGTCAGGGAGAACTGA
- a CDS encoding NAD(+) kinase — protein sequence MDYFRNIGLIGRLGSKSVIDTLKHLIRFLNDRGLNTILDERIAEVMPGHGQQTSTQKMMGEICDLVIVVGGDGSLLGAARSLAQYHVPVLGVNRGNLGFLTDISPNEIEEKVTEVLEGKYTVDSRFLLDVIVKRDGVPIAESTALNDCVLHPGKAARMIEFELYIEGQFVYTQKSDGLIVSTPTGSTAYSLSGGGPIMHPKLDALVLVPMFPHTLSSRPIVVNGNSELKLVISPNNSAYPTVSCDGQTDIACAPGDTITVHKKPHKLKLLHPLNYDFYTTCREKLGWGTKLGD from the coding sequence ATGGATTACTTTCGTAATATTGGCCTGATTGGCCGCCTGGGCAGTAAATCAGTTATTGATACTCTGAAGCACCTTATTCGTTTTCTTAACGACCGGGGGCTGAATACGATTCTGGATGAGCGTATTGCTGAAGTGATGCCCGGCCATGGTCAGCAGACCAGTACCCAGAAAATGATGGGGGAGATCTGTGATCTGGTCATCGTCGTTGGCGGCGATGGCAGTCTGTTGGGCGCCGCCCGCTCTCTGGCGCAGTATCATGTTCCGGTACTCGGTGTGAACCGGGGTAACCTGGGTTTCCTGACCGATATCTCACCGAACGAGATCGAAGAGAAGGTCACTGAGGTGCTGGAAGGAAAATATACCGTCGACAGCCGCTTTCTGCTGGATGTGATTGTTAAGCGTGACGGTGTACCGATTGCAGAATCCACCGCGTTGAATGATTGTGTGCTTCATCCGGGTAAAGCCGCGCGAATGATTGAGTTCGAGCTGTATATCGAAGGGCAGTTTGTTTACACCCAGAAATCTGACGGTCTGATTGTTTCGACCCCAACCGGCTCTACCGCGTACTCGCTTTCCGGTGGCGGGCCGATTATGCATCCGAAACTGGATGCGCTGGTGCTGGTGCCGATGTTCCCTCACACCCTGTCCAGCAGGCCTATTGTGGTAAACGGAAACAGTGAGCTGAAACTGGTGATCAGTCCGAATAACAGCGCTTATCCGACGGTTTCCTGTGACGGTCAGACCGATATTGCCTGTGCACCGGGTGATACGATAACGGTGCATAAAAAGCCGCATAAGCTGAAGCTGCTGCATCCACTTAACTACGATTTTTATACCACCTGCCGTGAAAAACTTGGCTGGGGTACCAAGCTCGGAGATTAA
- a CDS encoding HDOD domain-containing protein, which produces MEIQALLEQTDRLPNVPEVVRQLIQQLNNPAADYGEIAEKVGKDQTLSLKILRLVNSAHFGLSNKVSSIDQAVVLLGMSRLKTLVIASGLSGSVKEVEGLDLKKFWSESFRVAALAKWFAERSTQVEPDMAFTAGLIHNIGRLLLHLAQPMRAQAIQTLIEEKGCSRSDAETERLGFTTPEAGQALLDMWKFPSELGLAVRQHKQPASFEDPSALAAVVNLACVVNASIRRGDDLATLQSKFPADIAELAGTSPDTIGNLDEALNMESGLDGLND; this is translated from the coding sequence ATGGAGATTCAAGCGTTATTAGAACAAACTGACCGCTTACCGAATGTTCCTGAAGTCGTCCGCCAGCTTATACAGCAGCTCAACAATCCAGCCGCTGATTACGGTGAAATTGCCGAAAAAGTTGGCAAAGACCAAACCCTCTCTCTGAAAATTTTACGTCTTGTTAATTCCGCACATTTTGGCCTCAGTAACAAAGTCTCATCGATCGATCAGGCTGTTGTGCTGCTCGGCATGTCACGTCTGAAAACGCTGGTAATCGCCTCAGGGCTTTCCGGTTCTGTGAAAGAGGTTGAAGGACTGGACCTGAAAAAATTCTGGAGCGAATCCTTTCGCGTTGCCGCACTGGCCAAATGGTTTGCAGAACGCAGCACTCAGGTGGAGCCGGATATGGCGTTTACCGCAGGGCTGATCCATAACATCGGTCGATTACTGCTGCATCTGGCGCAGCCGATGCGGGCGCAGGCAATTCAGACCCTGATCGAAGAAAAAGGCTGCAGCCGCAGCGACGCCGAGACAGAGCGCCTCGGCTTTACCACACCGGAAGCAGGACAGGCACTGCTCGATATGTGGAAATTCCCGTCCGAGCTGGGTCTTGCTGTACGCCAGCACAAACAACCCGCCAGCTTCGAAGACCCATCCGCCCTTGCTGCCGTGGTTAATCTGGCCTGTGTAGTCAACGCCTCCATCCGCCGCGGCGATGATCTGGCGACCCTGCAGAGTAAATTCCCGGCCGATATAGCAGAGCTGGCCGGAACCTCGCCGGATACGATTGGCAATCTGGACGAAGCATTAAATATGGAATCAGGCCTCGACGGACTGAATGATTAA
- a CDS encoding 3'-5' exonuclease — MELICIDLEASGLGAESYPIEVAWVNDQTGERDSFLINPESADDWHHWDDHAEEIHGIERSTLLQKGLDIGKACLRLNQKLKGKTLISDAFEFDLFWITRLFEATGIQPSFRVAGLDRILNKEQRIQFGFLARAQFRRHRALQDVEDIIQCIKAVQTEPGGC, encoded by the coding sequence GTGGAGCTTATCTGTATCGATCTGGAAGCGAGCGGTCTGGGTGCTGAGTCTTACCCTATTGAGGTGGCCTGGGTGAATGATCAGACCGGGGAGCGTGACAGCTTTCTGATTAATCCCGAATCAGCGGATGACTGGCATCATTGGGATGATCATGCTGAGGAGATTCATGGCATTGAGCGTTCGACTCTGCTGCAGAAAGGGCTGGATATTGGTAAAGCCTGCCTGCGTCTGAATCAGAAGCTTAAAGGTAAAACTCTGATCAGTGATGCGTTTGAGTTTGATCTGTTCTGGATCACCCGGTTGTTTGAGGCGACGGGGATTCAGCCCAGTTTCCGGGTGGCCGGTCTCGACAGAATTCTGAATAAAGAGCAGCGGATTCAGTTTGGCTTTCTGGCCCGGGCGCAGTTCCGGCGTCACCGGGCGTTGCAGGATGTCGAGGATATTATTCAGTGTATTAAAGCGGTTCAGACCGAGCCGGGTGGGTGTTAG
- the syd gene encoding SecY-interacting protein yields the protein MSAESVHQALEQFVSRLKQLQPEAPLIPYNSDWPSDCYLHTVSAGTPVGWRPALQTQPQDMFQRLSEALEEDVHPDLVAFYTHFWSDPLPAHCSDGDLSLLQVWNPEDMERLRSNLIGHALSKRQQKRPLTFFFACPEPDENFFISLDNFSGEVWLEAPGKPPLRKLADNLSDFLNTLQPRPIMDME from the coding sequence ATGTCCGCAGAAAGTGTTCATCAGGCACTGGAACAGTTTGTCAGCCGCCTAAAGCAGCTACAGCCCGAAGCTCCGCTGATCCCCTATAACAGCGACTGGCCTTCTGACTGCTATCTGCATACTGTGTCAGCAGGCACGCCCGTCGGCTGGCGCCCCGCATTGCAGACGCAGCCACAGGATATGTTTCAGCGCCTGAGCGAAGCACTCGAAGAAGATGTCCACCCGGACCTCGTCGCTTTTTATACCCATTTCTGGTCAGACCCGCTGCCAGCACATTGTAGTGACGGTGACCTGAGCCTTCTACAGGTATGGAACCCGGAAGATATGGAACGCCTTCGCAGCAACCTGATCGGCCACGCCCTTTCAAAGCGTCAGCAGAAACGCCCCCTGACCTTTTTCTTTGCCTGCCCGGAGCCTGACGAAAACTTTTTTATCAGCCTCGATAACTTCAGCGGCGAAGTCTGGCTGGAAGCCCCCGGCAAACCACCGTTACGTAAACTGGCCGACAACCTGAGCGACTTTCTGAATACATTACAGCCCCGCCCCATAATGGATATGGAGTAA
- a CDS encoding GGDEF domain-containing protein, protein MNSVDETVLVSLCPDPVIGVDGKGVVRLFNAAAERLLGYAAAEVIGLKSIAEIYPSLEEARAIKRMIHSDQQGAPGSLEGYGTNLVRKDGQEVPIRLSAAIVDPDEGSSIGFFHDLTERKKLEQQLHRLSVTDELTGLFNQRYFYQVMGGELERAKRYRHPLSLICFDLDHFKKVNDLYGHLEGDRVLKIIGDILSETLRSCDVPVRYGGDEFMILLPETGISSAAKTAERIRHKFNQRCPYAADNADGAVVSVSISLGVTESNGTENPDQIVQRADLAMYESKNSGGNSTVLIKQHLGSKLRSD, encoded by the coding sequence GTGAATAGTGTCGATGAAACAGTTCTGGTATCGCTCTGTCCTGACCCGGTGATCGGCGTCGATGGGAAGGGAGTCGTGCGTCTGTTCAATGCGGCGGCAGAAAGATTGCTCGGTTATGCGGCAGCGGAGGTGATTGGCCTCAAAAGTATTGCGGAGATCTATCCCAGCCTTGAAGAGGCCAGAGCGATCAAGCGAATGATTCACTCGGACCAGCAGGGTGCGCCCGGCAGTCTCGAAGGCTATGGAACCAATCTGGTTCGTAAAGACGGGCAGGAAGTACCGATTCGTTTGTCGGCAGCCATTGTTGACCCGGACGAGGGAAGTAGCATTGGCTTCTTTCATGATCTGACCGAGCGGAAAAAGCTGGAGCAGCAACTGCACCGCCTTTCTGTTACCGACGAGTTGACCGGTCTTTTTAATCAGCGCTATTTCTATCAGGTGATGGGTGGTGAGCTGGAGCGGGCTAAGCGTTACCGGCACCCGCTGAGTCTGATCTGTTTCGACCTGGATCACTTTAAGAAGGTCAATGACCTGTACGGCCACCTCGAGGGTGACCGGGTTTTGAAAATCATCGGTGATATTCTTTCGGAAACGCTGCGTAGCTGTGATGTGCCGGTGCGTTACGGTGGTGATGAATTTATGATTCTGTTGCCTGAAACCGGTATCAGTTCAGCGGCGAAAACGGCAGAACGGATACGGCATAAGTTTAATCAGCGTTGCCCCTATGCGGCTGACAATGCGGACGGTGCTGTGGTCAGTGTCTCGATCAGTCTGGGTGTTACAGAGAGTAATGGTACCGAGAATCCCGATCAGATTGTTCAGCGCGCTGATCTGGCGATGTACGAGTCGAAAAACTCAGGCGGTAACAGCACTGTGCTGATTAAGCAGCATCTGGGCAGTAAGTTGCGCTCGGACTGA
- a CDS encoding metallophosphoesterase: protein MKVTRRYQGYDLIGDVHGCCLSLELLLEKLGYSKKNGVYQHPQRQVIFLGDIVDRGPRIREALHLVYDMVASGAAQIVMGNHEFNFLSYCTRGREGSGLSFLREHNPRHHRILAETLEQLANYPQEQAKFMQWIREMPVYLEFEHFRVVHACWHQRLIDRFEAEYPNHVIDDRFLHRSSQRGTFEWALMDRLLRGTHLRLPEGEVMVSKDGFERRFFRTKFWAEEPELYGDVVFQPDPLPEHIALMQLTEQDYNDLLYYGPEQKMLFIGHYWREGEPAPITSNIACLDYSAVKYGKLVAYRLDDETTIQPDKFVWVDVRKEIADELAL, encoded by the coding sequence ATTAAGGTGACGCGTAGATACCAGGGATATGATCTGATTGGTGATGTTCACGGCTGCTGCCTGAGTCTGGAGCTGTTGCTGGAAAAGCTCGGCTACAGCAAGAAAAATGGCGTTTACCAGCACCCTCAGCGGCAGGTGATCTTTCTCGGGGATATAGTCGACCGCGGCCCGCGGATCCGTGAAGCCCTCCATCTGGTTTATGATATGGTTGCCAGTGGCGCAGCCCAGATCGTCATGGGTAACCATGAATTCAACTTCCTCAGTTACTGTACCCGCGGCCGTGAGGGCAGTGGGCTGAGCTTTCTGCGTGAACATAACCCCCGTCATCACCGTATTCTTGCTGAGACGCTGGAGCAACTGGCGAACTATCCGCAGGAGCAGGCAAAGTTTATGCAGTGGATCCGGGAGATGCCGGTCTACCTCGAATTTGAGCATTTCCGGGTGGTGCATGCCTGCTGGCATCAGCGTCTGATCGATCGGTTTGAGGCGGAATACCCCAATCATGTGATCGATGATCGTTTTCTGCATCGCTCTTCACAGCGCGGTACCTTCGAGTGGGCGTTGATGGACCGGCTGTTGCGCGGTACTCATCTGCGCCTGCCGGAAGGCGAAGTGATGGTGAGTAAAGATGGCTTTGAGCGGCGTTTCTTCCGGACAAAATTCTGGGCAGAGGAGCCGGAGCTCTATGGTGATGTGGTATTCCAGCCCGATCCGCTGCCGGAGCATATTGCGCTGATGCAGCTCACAGAGCAGGACTATAATGATCTGCTCTATTACGGGCCGGAGCAGAAAATGCTGTTTATCGGGCACTACTGGCGCGAAGGGGAGCCTGCCCCGATTACCTCAAATATCGCATGCTTAGACTACAGTGCGGTTAAATATGGCAAGTTGGTGGCTTACCGGCTTGATGATGAAACCACGATCCAGCCGGATAAGTTTGTCTGGGTTGATGTCCGCAAGGAGATTGCGGACGAGTTGGCTCTCTGA
- the htpX gene encoding protease HtpX, translated as MMRIGLLLATNFAVLLVAGISLNFLFGSYITSAGLNLPVLLIYCAVFGFSGSLISLFLSKKMAKMSTGTEIITRARNADEQWLLDTVAELAQAAGIKMPEVGIFPAQQANAFATGWNKNDALVAVSLGLLQRFKKEEIKAVMAHEIGHVANGDMVTMTLIQGVMNTFVLFLTRIVVYAIDQFTRNEEGEGGLGFIAQMALTFVLDMVFGIIAHAIVAWFSRYREYRADHAGASLASSHAMIGALQRLKAESEMPNQMPSTLTAFGISGGRVSELFATHPPLDQRIEALRNQ; from the coding sequence ATGATGCGTATCGGTTTACTTCTGGCGACAAACTTTGCGGTATTGCTTGTCGCAGGTATCTCTCTCAACTTTTTGTTTGGGAGCTACATCACCAGTGCAGGCCTCAACCTGCCGGTTCTTCTGATCTACTGTGCGGTATTTGGTTTCAGCGGCTCGCTGATCTCACTGTTCCTGTCTAAAAAGATGGCTAAGATGTCGACCGGCACCGAGATCATCACCCGGGCACGCAATGCAGATGAGCAGTGGCTGCTGGATACCGTGGCCGAACTGGCACAAGCCGCCGGAATCAAAATGCCTGAGGTGGGTATCTTCCCGGCTCAGCAGGCAAACGCGTTTGCCACCGGCTGGAATAAAAACGATGCTCTGGTTGCCGTCAGCCTTGGTCTGCTGCAGCGCTTCAAGAAAGAAGAGATCAAAGCAGTAATGGCGCATGAGATAGGTCATGTTGCCAACGGCGATATGGTCACCATGACCCTGATTCAGGGGGTGATGAACACCTTCGTTCTGTTCCTGACCCGCATCGTGGTTTACGCCATCGATCAGTTCACCCGTAACGAAGAAGGCGAAGGCGGTCTTGGCTTTATCGCTCAGATGGCCCTGACTTTCGTTCTGGATATGGTGTTCGGCATTATCGCCCACGCGATTGTTGCCTGGTTCTCCCGCTACCGCGAATACCGCGCAGACCACGCCGGCGCCAGCCTGGCATCCAGCCATGCCATGATCGGCGCCCTGCAGCGCCTGAAGGCAGAGTCAGAGATGCCGAACCAGATGCCAAGCACCCTGACCGCCTTTGGCATCTCCGGTGGCCGGGTCAGCGAACTGTTCGCCACGCACCCGCCGCTGGATCAGCGCATCGAAGCGCTACGAAACCAGTAA
- a CDS encoding DNA-3-methyladenine glycosylase I: MKSFKWLYEHVQAHRSGEDIELLLPQPLVPEVLAEQADDRLLSDMARRVFRAGLKHSLVDAKWPAFEEAFFGFDPEKISLMSDERLENLMQNDKLIRHWGKIKSVRINAMMVHELAGQHGSFARFLADWPQSDIIGLWALLKKQGNQLGGNSGAYFLRMIGKDTFILTDDVVAALKAQGIVEKKPTAKRDLQRVQDSFNQWQEESGRPLCQISRLLSYTVGW; the protein is encoded by the coding sequence ATGAAAAGCTTTAAGTGGCTGTATGAACATGTTCAGGCACACCGGTCCGGTGAGGATATCGAGTTATTGTTGCCGCAGCCCTTAGTGCCGGAGGTGCTGGCAGAGCAGGCGGATGACCGGTTGTTAAGTGATATGGCACGACGGGTATTCAGAGCCGGACTCAAGCACTCCCTTGTGGATGCAAAGTGGCCGGCCTTTGAAGAAGCGTTTTTTGGTTTTGACCCGGAAAAGATCAGCCTGATGAGTGATGAACGGCTGGAAAACCTGATGCAGAATGACAAGCTGATCCGTCACTGGGGAAAGATCAAGTCCGTAAGGATCAATGCCATGATGGTGCATGAACTGGCAGGGCAGCATGGCAGTTTTGCCCGCTTTCTGGCGGACTGGCCACAGAGCGATATTATTGGTCTCTGGGCGCTGCTGAAAAAGCAGGGTAACCAGTTGGGTGGGAACTCCGGTGCGTATTTTCTGCGTATGATTGGCAAGGATACGTTTATTCTGACCGATGATGTCGTTGCGGCTTTGAAGGCACAGGGAATTGTTGAGAAAAAGCCAACGGCTAAACGTGATCTGCAGCGGGTGCAGGATAGCTTTAATCAGTGGCAGGAGGAGTCTGGCAGGCCGCTCTGTCAGATCAGCCGGCTGTTGTCATATACCGTAGGCTGGTAG
- a CDS encoding 1-aminocyclopropane-1-carboxylate deaminase/D-cysteine desulfhydrase, whose translation MTASPSLFDACPRVPLQHLQHPVLLQAGVSVALLRLDQTDAVVSGNKWYKLKYNLEWACEQGFRRVLSFGGAYSNHIHALADAGRAMGLETIGMIRGEPAYAANPTLRDAAQWGMQLHFVSRDEYRRRHDRAYIEELAERFPDACIVPEGGSNALAVKGAMEIVTPDLLDSVRPDQIVLACGTGGTLAGVALSCPQVEVLGIPVLKNAGFLRQDIADLMAQVTPQPAGNWRLDLEGHGGGYARTSAELLQFIRETERLCAVPLDQVYTGKMLMRLFQLIGQGVYPRGSRILAVHTGGLQGRRTLPHT comes from the coding sequence ATGACTGCCTCACCTTCTCTGTTCGACGCCTGCCCCCGCGTGCCTTTGCAGCACCTGCAGCATCCTGTTTTGTTGCAAGCCGGCGTATCGGTGGCACTGTTGCGTCTGGATCAGACGGATGCAGTGGTCAGTGGTAACAAGTGGTACAAGCTTAAATATAACCTTGAGTGGGCCTGTGAGCAGGGTTTCAGGCGTGTGCTCAGTTTTGGCGGGGCGTACTCTAACCATATTCATGCGCTGGCAGATGCCGGCAGGGCGATGGGGTTAGAAACCATCGGCATGATCCGGGGGGAGCCGGCTTATGCCGCTAATCCTACGCTGCGGGATGCTGCGCAGTGGGGGATGCAGCTTCATTTTGTCAGTCGGGATGAATATCGTCGGCGACATGACCGGGCTTATATTGAGGAGCTCGCTGAGCGATTTCCCGATGCCTGCATAGTGCCTGAGGGCGGGAGCAATGCGCTGGCCGTAAAGGGGGCGATGGAGATAGTTACGCCTGATCTGCTGGACAGTGTCCGGCCCGATCAGATTGTACTGGCCTGCGGGACGGGCGGCACACTGGCAGGGGTGGCGTTGAGCTGTCCGCAAGTTGAGGTGCTGGGTATCCCTGTACTGAAAAATGCCGGTTTCTTACGCCAGGATATTGCTGACCTGATGGCTCAGGTTACTCCGCAGCCTGCAGGTAACTGGCGGCTGGATCTTGAGGGGCATGGTGGTGGCTACGCCCGGACTTCGGCAGAGCTGCTGCAGTTTATCCGGGAGACAGAGCGGTTGTGTGCCGTGCCACTTGATCAGGTGTATACCGGGAAGATGCTGATGCGTCTGTTTCAGTTGATTGGTCAGGGGGTGTATCCCCGGGGCAGCCGGATTCTGGCGGTGCACACGGGTGGTCTGCAGGGGCGCAGAACGCTTCCTCATACTTGA
- a CDS encoding pyridoxal phosphate-dependent aminotransferase, which translates to MPVIRKSNKLINVCYDIRGPVLQEAKRLEEEGQRILKLNIGNPAPWGFEAPEEIVQDVILNLPASQGYCDSKGLFSARKAVMQECQKKGIRNVGIEDIYIGNGVSELIVMAMQGLLNDTDEMLIPAPDYPLWTAAVSLSGGNPIHYRCDEEQDWAPDIEDMRSKITERTKGIVVINPNNPTGAVYPDAVLKQIIELAREHNLIIFADEIYDKILYDEARHTALASLADDVLCISFNGLSKSYRAAGFRSGWMIVSGPKHNARDYIEGLEMLSSMRLCSNVPTQHAIQTALGGYQSINELIVPGGRLYEQRNLAWEMLNEIPGVSCTKPEGALYLFPKLDPEVYPIKNDEKMALDLLLQQKVLIVQGSGFNMPDTQHFRLVFLPREDELRDAIERIRIFLKTYEQ; encoded by the coding sequence ATGCCAGTTATCCGTAAATCAAACAAGCTGATCAATGTATGTTATGACATTCGTGGTCCCGTGCTTCAGGAAGCCAAACGGCTCGAAGAGGAAGGCCAGCGAATTCTGAAACTGAACATTGGTAACCCGGCCCCCTGGGGCTTCGAGGCACCCGAGGAGATCGTTCAGGATGTTATCCTGAACCTGCCTGCCTCGCAGGGTTACTGCGACTCGAAAGGCTTGTTTTCCGCCCGTAAGGCGGTGATGCAGGAGTGCCAGAAAAAAGGCATTCGCAATGTCGGCATCGAGGATATCTACATCGGCAACGGCGTGTCTGAGCTGATCGTTATGGCAATGCAGGGCCTGCTCAATGATACCGATGAGATGCTCATCCCGGCGCCTGATTACCCGCTATGGACAGCCGCTGTCAGCCTCAGTGGCGGCAACCCGATCCATTACCGCTGCGACGAAGAACAGGACTGGGCCCCCGATATCGAAGATATGCGCAGCAAGATCACTGAACGCACCAAGGGCATTGTCGTCATCAACCCGAACAACCCAACCGGAGCAGTCTACCCGGATGCGGTGCTAAAGCAGATCATCGAACTGGCGCGGGAACACAACCTGATCATCTTCGCAGATGAGATCTACGACAAGATCCTCTACGATGAAGCCCGGCATACCGCGCTGGCCTCACTGGCTGACGATGTACTCTGCATCTCCTTCAACGGACTTTCTAAAAGCTACCGTGCTGCGGGCTTCCGCTCCGGCTGGATGATTGTCAGCGGCCCGAAACATAATGCCCGCGATTACATCGAAGGGCTGGAGATGCTTTCCAGCATGCGTCTCTGCTCCAATGTACCCACCCAGCACGCGATTCAGACGGCGCTTGGCGGTTATCAGAGTATCAATGAACTGATTGTGCCAGGCGGACGCCTTTATGAGCAGCGCAATCTGGCCTGGGAGATGCTCAACGAAATCCCCGGCGTGAGTTGCACCAAACCCGAGGGAGCCCTCTACCTGTTCCCGAAACTGGACCCGGAAGTCTACCCGATCAAAAACGACGAGAAGATGGCTCTGGACCTGCTGCTGCAGCAGAAAGTGCTTATCGTTCAGGGCAGCGGCTTCAACATGCCGGATACCCAGCACTTCCGTCTGGTATTCCTGCCACGGGAAGATGAACTGCGCGATGCCATTGAACGGATCCGCATCTTCCTCAAAACATACGAGCAGTAA